One genomic window of Arachis stenosperma cultivar V10309 chromosome 10, arast.V10309.gnm1.PFL2, whole genome shotgun sequence includes the following:
- the LOC130956916 gene encoding glutathione S-transferase T3-like, which produces MDTNKSSTDDDREALRGGVANSSEQALDVEEKRIEKRADLPQAKTAPKSVFAGGDNTVYWKRRARASRHNSFGVGGSSNPSSQTPIQSSPNSQYSDFANPHGLDAIDLNDDIEDRRQDSIQHWHWKEDEMLISAWLNVSTDPVVGTDQKGETFWSRIHSYCVEFCTDMTRGVVACKKRWYKINKAVAQFAGCYDQASRNIRSGSNADDIKELAYKIYSTNCGQKFTFERHWNMLRLEQKWRSQLPTQSDGSKRTKVSATGAYSSSSNPETPLADEPGVDSPVRPQGSKKSKRKGKGKAQMSEDFSERKSSVVKKLSLMEDIKNVREKELMEREKEREEEKEHRAKMMAIKEKEIQIQAAMKEQELQTQRYIKEMEIKAKEREMDMQILNTDTSTMSEKRRALHEISCEKIMDKWFT; this is translated from the exons ATGGACACCAACAAATCGAGCACAGACGACGATAGAGAAGCCCTTCGCGGCGGCGTCGCCAACAGTTCCGAACAAGCACTCGACGTCGAGGAGAAGAGGATCGAGAAGCGAGCAGACCTTCCACAAGCGAAGACGGCACCCAAGTCTGTCTTTGCCGGTGGCGACAACACCGTCTATTGGAAGAGAAGAGCTCG TGCATCAAGACATAACTCATTTGGTGTTGGTGGCTCTTCTAACCCATCCTCTCAGACTCCTATACAATCTAGTCCAAATTCGCAATATTCAGATTTTGCCAACCCTCATGGATTAGATGCTATCGACCTCAATGATGATATTGAAGATCGGAGGCAAGATAGTATTCAACACTGGCATTGGAAAGAGGATGAGATGTTGATCAGTGCATGGTTAAATGTTTCAACTGACCCTGTAGTTGGTACCGATCAAAAGGGGGAAACATTTTGGAGTCGAATTCATAGCTACTGTGTAGAATTTTGCACCGACATGACAAGGGGGGTAGTTGCATGTAAGAAACGATGGTATAAGATCAACAAGGCTGTTGCACAATTTGCTGGTTGCTACGATCAAGCTAGTCGAAACATAAGGAGTGGTTCGAACGCTGATGATATAAAGGAGTTGGCTTATAAAATTTATTCCACAAATTGTGGTCAAAAGTTCACTTTTGAGAGGCATTGGAACATGCTTCGGTTGGAGCAAAAATGGAGAAGCCAACTACCTACACAGAGTGACGGCTCAAAGAGAACCAAGGTTAGTGCAACTGGAGCTTACTCATCCTCATCAAACCCAGAAACACCGTTGGCTGACGAACCCGGTGTAGACTCTCCCGTTCGCCCACAAGGATCAAAGAAGAGCAAGCGAAAAGGTAAGGGAAAAGCACAGATGTCTGAAGATTTTAGCGAAAGAAAATCATCGGTTGTCAAAAAATtatctctcatggaagatatTAAGAATGTTAGAGAAAAGGAACTAATggaaagggaaaaagaaagagaagaggagaagGAACATAGAGCAAAGATGATGGCAATCAAAGAGAAGGAGATACAAATTCAAGCGgcaatgaaagaacaagaattaCAAACTCAGAGGTATATTAAAGAAATGGAGataaaagcaaaagaaagggaAATGGATATGCAAATACTTAATACTGACACGTCTACAATGAGTGAGAAACGACGAGCTCTTCATGAGATTTCATGTGAGAAAATAATGGACAAGTGGTTTACTTAA
- the LOC130956917 gene encoding uncharacterized protein LOC130956917, producing MARNFDDMFNEALYGKRRRQDNTLINNWIDEYLLEDSEEEDIDRSPIPIPRRWINRDREAGHDRLFQDYFADEPVYNADIFRRRFRMRRDVFLRIVDALSNVYPYFQQRVDATGRRGLSPLQKCTAAIRMLAYGVAADAVDDYVRIGESTTIECLEKFVEGVISVFQDEYLRKPNPNDVQRLLQMAEGRGFPGMLGSIDCMHWQWKNCPKAWKGMYMSGYRGVATIVLEVVASSDLWIWHAFFGVSGSNNDINVLDRSPVFDDILNDRAPEVNYTINGNNYTRGYYLADGIYPEWATFVKSISKPQGEKRKLFAQYQEGQRKDVERAFGVLQARFAIIRGPARFWEKKKLANIMRACIILHNMIVEDERDSYAGNFAQGLEYDDVENGLSQPQLGEEDFAPYHQFFQRNAQLRNRQQHRQLKEDLIEHIWWAINRNWDEFPTGDGLKPHHMNCPLSSFYGHFMDINDIAHLIT from the exons ATGGCTAGAAATTTTGATGATATGTTCAATGAGGCTTTGTATGGCAAAAGAAGACGGCAAGATAACACACTCATAAATAATTGGATCGATGAGTATTTACTCGAAGattcagaagaagaagatatcgATAGAAGCCCTATCCCAATTCCTCGTAGATGGATCAACAGAGATCGAGAAGCAGGACATGATCGCCTTTTCCAAGATTACTTTGCAGATGAACCGGTGTATAATGCTGACATTTTTCGACGGAGATTTCGAATGAGAAGAGATGTGTTCCTTCGGATAGTAGACGCTCTCTCAAACGTCTATCCGTATTTCCAACAGAGGGTTGAtgcaactggaagaagaggctTGTCGCCACTTCAGAAATGTACCGCTGCGATACGAATGTTAGCATATGGCGTTGCAGCTGATGCTGTTGATGATTATGTGCGCATAGGCGAGAGCACTACAATCGAATGCTTGGAAAAATTTGTTGAAGGTGTCATTTCCGTGTTCCAGGATGAATACTTGCGAAAACCTAATCCAAATGACGTACAACGCCTGCTACAAATGGCGGAAGGTCGTGGCTTCCCTGGCATGTTGGGTAGCATTGACTGCATGCATTGGCAATGGAAAAATTGTCCAAAGGCATGGAAAGGTATGTACATGAGTGGTTATCGTGGGGTTGCAACCATAGTACTTGAGGTTGTAGCATCTTCAGACCTTTGGATATGGCATGCATTCTTTGGAGTTTCTGGTTCAAATAATGATATCAATGTGTTAGATCGTTCTCCAGTGTTTGATGATATTCTAAATGACCGTGCTCCGGAGGTAAATTATACTATTAATGGTAATAATTATACAAGGGGATACTATTTAGCAGATGGTATTTATCCTGAATGGGCCACATTTGTCAAATCAATCTCAAAGCCACAAGGTGAGAAACGCAAGTTATTTGCACAATACCAAGAAGGGCAAAGAAAAGATGTGGAACGAGCATTCGGAGTGTTGCAAGCACGCTTTGCAATTATACGTGGTCCAGCTCGTTTTTGGGAAAAGAAAAAGCTTGCCAACATAATGAGAGCTTGTATTATATTGCATAATATGATTGTTGAGGATGAAAGAGACAGCTATGCAGGAAATTTTGCTCAAGGCTTAGAGTATGATGATGTTGAAAATGGCTTATCACAACCTCAGCTGGGAGAGGAAGATTTTGCACCATACCATCAATTTTTCCAAAGAAATGCCCAACTTCGAAATAGGCAGCAGCATAGACAACTGAAGGAGGACTTGATTGAACACATATG GTGGGCCATAAACAGGAACTGGGATGAGTTCCCTACTGGAGATGGTCTAAAGCCGCACCACATGAACTGTCCTTTGTCATCTTTTTACGGTCATTTCATGGACATTAACGACATTGCACACCTAATAACATGA